Proteins co-encoded in one Candidatus Tectomicrobia bacterium genomic window:
- a CDS encoding DUF4040 domain-containing protein, translating into MTAILIAVFFPFLAALAVPLFVRRLRRGAAWIAMAAPLASLYAVFGLHAAWRAGGMKPLHFVLPWLRDANVELAFRVDGLSLMWGFLVAGMGALIVLYSHWYMRHDEALGRYYAFLIAFMGSMLGVVFSDHLIGLFVFWELTSITSYFLIGYWHDREASVYGAQKAMLITGGGGLAMLGGFLLVGQATGEWRISALLAGPGAAGAVSSAAFVLILIGAASKSAQWPFHVWLPNAMEAPTPISAFLHSATMVKAGIFLLMRLYPLLGGHPLWGYAVTALGMTTMIAGGLLSLRANDLKAILAYGTISQLGLIVTFLGYGGETGVIGATLHLYNHAAAKAAMFMAVGIIDHESGTRDIRLLSGLARAMPLTHILTLLAALSLIGVPPLGGFLTKEMLYEASLHPGGPGAWGTFWPWLTLGAGIVTALYHLRFLGGTFWQQGGGRPPKHPHDPPRGMLLAPALLAAGAFLLGVAPGLVEPIAAPAAAATLGGTEPLPLRLALWHGVNLPLLMSMVTLIAGAGLYAGFAKVAPALDAAAALWRRGPGPDKAYDGSLRWARERTWGLLTLLQDGNLRRYLRWTMVAPAAILLLLAPQLPWGEGLFPAYEPAGFLPWLLCPLIAALAFATALFTQRIPAILALGGAGYAISALYLLLKAPDLALTQIMIESASVILFLIVFRSLPELAPGARGAGRKARDWAIALGLGTAAAAVMALAMNGHQVRTIADYFMRTSKPVAGFKNVVNAIIVDYRGYDTLGEITVLAIAGIAIYAMIRLAGEMK; encoded by the coding sequence TTGACTGCCATCCTGATCGCCGTCTTCTTTCCCTTCCTCGCGGCCCTGGCCGTGCCCCTCTTCGTGAGGCGCCTCCGCCGCGGGGCGGCCTGGATCGCCATGGCCGCCCCCCTGGCGAGCCTCTACGCCGTCTTCGGCCTCCACGCCGCCTGGCGGGCGGGGGGGATGAAGCCCCTGCACTTCGTCCTCCCCTGGCTTCGGGACGCGAACGTGGAGCTGGCCTTCCGGGTGGACGGGCTGAGCCTGATGTGGGGCTTCCTCGTGGCGGGGATGGGGGCCCTCATCGTCCTCTATTCCCACTGGTACATGCGCCACGATGAGGCCCTGGGCCGCTACTACGCCTTCCTCATCGCCTTCATGGGTTCCATGCTGGGGGTGGTCTTCTCGGACCACCTGATCGGGCTCTTCGTCTTCTGGGAGCTGACCAGCATCACCTCCTACTTCCTCATCGGCTACTGGCACGACCGGGAAGCCTCGGTCTACGGGGCGCAGAAGGCCATGCTCATCACCGGGGGCGGGGGGCTCGCCATGCTGGGCGGCTTCCTCCTCGTCGGCCAGGCCACGGGGGAGTGGCGCATCTCGGCGCTGCTGGCCGGCCCGGGGGCGGCCGGGGCCGTCTCGTCGGCGGCCTTCGTCCTCATCCTGATCGGGGCGGCCTCGAAGAGCGCCCAGTGGCCCTTCCACGTCTGGCTCCCCAACGCCATGGAGGCGCCCACCCCCATCAGCGCCTTCCTGCACTCGGCCACCATGGTGAAGGCGGGCATCTTCCTCCTCATGCGGCTCTACCCCCTGCTGGGAGGCCACCCCCTCTGGGGCTACGCGGTGACGGCCCTGGGCATGACGACCATGATCGCGGGGGGCCTCCTCTCGCTCCGGGCCAACGACCTCAAGGCCATCCTCGCCTACGGCACCATCAGCCAGCTGGGCCTCATCGTGACCTTCCTGGGCTACGGCGGGGAGACGGGCGTCATCGGCGCGACCCTTCACCTCTACAACCACGCGGCCGCCAAGGCGGCCATGTTCATGGCGGTGGGGATCATCGACCATGAATCCGGCACGCGCGACATCCGCCTGCTGAGCGGGCTGGCCAGGGCCATGCCCCTCACCCACATCCTCACGCTCCTTGCGGCCCTGAGCCTGATCGGCGTCCCTCCCCTCGGAGGCTTCCTCACCAAGGAGATGCTCTACGAGGCGAGCCTCCACCCGGGCGGGCCGGGGGCGTGGGGGACCTTCTGGCCCTGGCTCACGCTCGGGGCGGGGATCGTGACGGCGCTCTACCACCTTCGCTTCCTGGGAGGGACCTTCTGGCAGCAAGGGGGGGGCCGCCCGCCCAAGCACCCGCACGACCCCCCGAGAGGGATGCTCCTCGCCCCGGCCCTGCTGGCGGCCGGGGCGTTCCTCCTGGGAGTGGCCCCGGGCCTGGTGGAGCCGATCGCCGCCCCGGCCGCCGCGGCCACCCTGGGCGGGACGGAGCCCCTCCCGCTCCGCCTCGCCCTCTGGCACGGGGTGAACCTGCCGCTCCTCATGTCCATGGTGACCTTGATCGCGGGGGCGGGACTCTACGCGGGGTTCGCGAAGGTGGCGCCCGCCCTCGACGCCGCCGCGGCCCTGTGGCGCCGGGGGCCCGGGCCGGACAAGGCCTACGACGGCTCTCTCCGGTGGGCGCGGGAGCGCACCTGGGGCCTCCTCACCCTCCTCCAGGACGGCAACCTGCGCCGCTACCTCCGCTGGACGATGGTGGCGCCCGCCGCCATCCTCCTGCTCCTCGCCCCCCAGCTTCCTTGGGGGGAGGGCCTCTTTCCGGCCTACGAGCCGGCGGGGTTCCTCCCCTGGCTGCTCTGCCCGCTCATCGCGGCGCTCGCCTTCGCGACGGCGCTCTTCACGCAGCGCATCCCGGCCATCCTGGCGCTGGGGGGGGCGGGCTACGCCATCTCGGCCCTCTACCTGCTCCTCAAGGCCCCCGACCTCGCCCTGACCCAGATCATGATCGAGTCGGCCTCGGTCATCCTCTTCCTCATCGTCTTCCGGTCGCTCCCCGAGCTTGCGCCCGGCGCCCGCGGGGCGGGGCGGAAGGCCCGCGACTGGGCCATCGCGCTGGGCCTGGGGACGGCGGCCGCGGCCGTCATGGCGCTCGCCATGAACGGCCATCAGGTGCGGACCATCGCCGACTACTTCATGCGGACCAGCAAGCCCGTCGCGGGCTTCAAGAACGTCGTCAACGCCATCATCGTGGACTACCGCGGCTACGACACCCTGGGGGAGATCACCGTGCTGGCCATCGCCGGCATCGCCATCTACGCCATGATCCGGCTGGCGGGGGAGAT
- a CDS encoding N-acyl homoserine lactonase family protein — MADTTYAIHALCQGWRECDASLLLYLADAGRKARLPYFFWLLVPEGPAQRPILVDAGFTEGQAHARYQNFRDYRRHRDLLAPFGLEPRDVETVLLTHLHWDHFGAARLFPAAAFHLQRRELGFWRGPAGEHAFLRHYAADLEDTAWLEAEGRLHLLDGDADVAPGLSLHLVGGHTPGLQAVRVRTREGWAVLAGDAAYVRRSLESMIPPGIHVRVDECLDALDRVKALAGEPSLIFPGHDWEMVERYEETAPGVRRLA; from the coding sequence ATGGCCGACACGACCTACGCCATCCACGCCCTCTGCCAGGGCTGGCGGGAGTGCGACGCCTCGCTCCTCCTCTACCTGGCCGACGCGGGCCGCAAGGCCCGGCTCCCCTACTTCTTCTGGCTCCTCGTGCCCGAAGGCCCGGCTCAAAGGCCCATCCTCGTGGACGCGGGCTTCACCGAGGGCCAGGCCCATGCCCGCTACCAGAACTTCCGGGACTACCGCCGCCACCGCGACCTCCTCGCCCCCTTCGGCCTCGAGCCGCGGGACGTCGAGACCGTCCTCCTGACCCACCTCCACTGGGACCACTTCGGCGCGGCCCGCCTCTTCCCCGCGGCCGCGTTCCATCTCCAGCGCCGGGAGCTCGGCTTCTGGCGCGGCCCGGCCGGGGAGCACGCCTTCCTCCGCCACTACGCGGCCGATTTGGAGGACACCGCCTGGCTCGAAGCCGAGGGCCGGCTCCATCTCCTGGACGGCGACGCCGACGTCGCCCCCGGCCTGAGCCTCCACCTCGTGGGGGGCCACACCCCCGGCCTCCAGGCCGTGCGCGTCCGCACCCGGGAGGGGTGGGCCGTCCTCGCCGGGGACGCCGCCTACGTCCGCCGCAGCCTCGAATCCATGATCCCGCCGGGCATCCACGTGAGGGTGGACGAGTGCCTCGACGCCCTCGACCGCGTCAAGGCCCTGGCCGGCGAGCCCTCCCTCATCTTCCCCGGCCACGATTGGGAGATGGTGGAGCGGTACGAGGAAACCGCGCCGGGGGTGAGGCGGCTGGCCTAG
- a CDS encoding cation:proton antiporter, which yields MHASGGILENWIFQLTLILIASRVGAVAVERVKMSAVIGEIGVGIILGASILGVLHPNEFLQRISTMGVIFMIFLVGLETKLDHILRVGKMALVVALAGVAVPFALGYGFGALAGYDWKTSMFFGAIMTATSVAITARVFMDMGVVRSGVSQTILAAAVIDDVVGLIVLTLVLALTGTSGRPLWVDFGLILGFLALVVPAFWWGVLRAHAWLKSHTGERMLLPFAFSALFLLSFLAEEVGLAAIVGAFLIGMMLASTPDHMFFLTGVNPVNVLLAPAFFVVAGIQVNMGAMMTAFGFTLVFFALAVLGKIGGCGLSALCLGANWRKSLLIGAGMIPRGEVGLIVALIGKQAKLLDDAAFTAAAMMAVLTTLIAPLLLKPMAGAWPDEMKEA from the coding sequence ATGCACGCAAGCGGGGGTATCCTCGAGAACTGGATCTTCCAGCTCACCTTGATCCTGATCGCCTCGCGCGTCGGGGCCGTCGCGGTCGAGCGGGTCAAGATGAGCGCCGTCATCGGGGAGATCGGGGTGGGCATCATCCTGGGGGCGAGCATCCTGGGGGTGCTCCACCCGAACGAGTTCCTCCAGCGGATCTCCACGATGGGGGTCATCTTCATGATCTTCCTCGTGGGGCTGGAGACCAAGCTCGACCACATCCTCCGCGTCGGCAAGATGGCCCTGGTCGTCGCGCTGGCGGGCGTGGCGGTGCCCTTCGCCCTGGGCTACGGCTTCGGCGCGCTGGCGGGCTACGACTGGAAGACCTCGATGTTCTTCGGCGCCATCATGACGGCCACCAGCGTGGCCATCACGGCGCGGGTGTTCATGGACATGGGCGTGGTCCGCTCGGGGGTGAGCCAGACCATCCTCGCGGCGGCCGTCATCGACGACGTGGTGGGGCTCATCGTGCTCACCCTGGTGCTCGCCCTGACGGGGACGAGTGGGCGCCCCCTATGGGTGGACTTCGGCCTCATCCTGGGCTTCCTCGCGCTCGTGGTGCCCGCCTTCTGGTGGGGCGTCCTGCGGGCCCACGCCTGGCTCAAGAGCCACACGGGCGAGCGCATGCTCCTCCCCTTCGCCTTCAGCGCCCTGTTCCTCCTCAGCTTCCTGGCCGAGGAGGTGGGGCTCGCCGCCATCGTGGGCGCCTTCCTCATCGGGATGATGCTGGCCTCGACCCCCGACCACATGTTCTTCCTGACCGGGGTGAACCCGGTGAACGTCCTGCTGGCCCCGGCCTTCTTCGTGGTGGCCGGGATCCAGGTGAACATGGGCGCCATGATGACCGCCTTCGGCTTCACCCTGGTCTTCTTCGCCCTGGCGGTGCTGGGCAAGATCGGGGGCTGCGGCCTGAGCGCCCTGTGCCTGGGGGCCAACTGGCGGAAGAGCCTCCTCATCGGCGCGGGCATGATCCCCCGCGGGGAGGTGGGGCTCATCGTCGCCCTCATCGGCAAGCAGGCGAAGCTCCTCGATGACGCCGCCTTCACGGCCGCCGCCATGATGGCGGTCCTCACCACCCTCATCGCCCCCCTGCTCCTCAAGCCCATGGCCGGCGCCTGGCCCGACGAGATGAAGGAGGCATGA
- a CDS encoding CBS domain-containing protein encodes MLVGDACKTFTPQTETASADSSIEDLIRAVARDRGTRYLHIVDGEGKLLGIVGVRELMRVVGSQHINRDIRVALAFARAQTARDIMREAISVRTDDTVEKALEVAVKNWLDDLPVTDEAGRVVGYLDCFEILTNLEK; translated from the coding sequence ATGCTGGTCGGAGACGCCTGCAAGACCTTCACCCCGCAGACGGAGACCGCCTCCGCCGACTCCTCCATCGAGGACCTCATCCGGGCCGTCGCCCGCGACCGGGGCACCCGCTACCTCCACATCGTGGACGGCGAGGGCAAGCTCCTCGGCATCGTCGGCGTGCGCGAGCTCATGCGGGTGGTGGGGAGCCAGCACATCAACCGGGACATCCGCGTGGCCCTCGCCTTCGCCCGCGCCCAGACCGCGCGCGACATCATGCGCGAGGCCATCTCCGTGCGGACGGACGACACCGTCGAGAAGGCTCTCGAGGTGGCCGTCAAGAACTGGCTCGACGACCTCCCCGTCACCGACGAGGCGGGCCGCGTCGTCGGCTACCTCGACTGCTTCGAGATTTTGACGAATTTGGAGAAGTAG
- a CDS encoding VOC family protein — protein sequence MKRMIEHVAIRVTDIDKSIAFYRDIMGFKPVGRRHIAGGEIEQIAFRVGEDIFVLFHSPHFQKADEDLDFDSRQISDIVSGKARVSERKWRGGMDHVAFCMEEAEYRAVLERCRQHGVHIHRGEEKNLGAFGVGYATYFYDPDNIELEIKRYDDPPERPGPEWYASGKAMEAAAPKA from the coding sequence ATGAAACGCATGATCGAGCACGTCGCCATCCGCGTCACCGACATCGACAAGTCCATCGCCTTCTACCGCGACATCATGGGCTTCAAGCCCGTCGGCCGGCGCCACATCGCCGGGGGAGAGATCGAACAGATCGCCTTCCGCGTCGGCGAGGACATCTTCGTCCTCTTCCACAGCCCCCACTTCCAGAAGGCCGACGAGGACTTGGATTTCGACTCCCGCCAGATCTCCGACATCGTCTCCGGCAAGGCGCGCGTCAGCGAGCGCAAGTGGCGCGGCGGCATGGACCACGTCGCCTTCTGCATGGAGGAGGCCGAGTACCGCGCCGTCCTCGAGCGCTGCCGCCAGCACGGCGTCCACATCCACCGCGGCGAGGAGAAGAACCTGGGGGCCTTCGGGGTCGGCTACGCCACCTACTTCTACGACCCCGACAACATCGAGCTCGAGATCAAGCGCTACGACGACCCCCCCGAGCGCCCCGGCCCCGAGTGGTACGCCTCCGGCAAGGCCATGGAGGCCGCCGCCCCCAAGGCCTGA
- a CDS encoding ABC transporter ATP-binding protein translates to MPAAFEISGLRIVYPSRLGPVHALEGVSLEAQDGEFISVLGPSGCGKSTLMKALAGLLPPRRGSIRVNGRPVSGPSPGVGIVFQNAVLMSWRSVLDNIMLQAEVRGLDRRLHLERARGLIRLVGIEGFEQHYPFQLSGGMQQRVSLCRALIHDPPLLLMDEPFGALDALTRESMNLELQRIWLDRRKTVLFITHSISEAVFLADRVVVLSKRPGRIRAVHEVGLPRPRGLETMESPEFVRLVGELRRELQAHGGLD, encoded by the coding sequence ATGCCCGCCGCCTTCGAGATCAGCGGGCTCAGGATCGTCTACCCCTCCAGGCTGGGCCCGGTCCACGCGCTGGAGGGGGTCTCGCTCGAGGCCCAGGACGGGGAGTTCATCTCAGTCCTGGGCCCGAGCGGGTGCGGCAAGAGCACCCTGATGAAGGCCCTGGCCGGGCTGCTCCCGCCCCGGCGGGGGAGCATCCGCGTCAACGGCCGGCCCGTGAGCGGCCCCTCGCCCGGGGTGGGCATCGTCTTCCAGAACGCCGTCCTCATGAGCTGGCGCAGCGTCCTCGACAACATCATGCTCCAGGCCGAGGTGCGGGGGCTCGATCGCCGCCTCCACCTCGAGCGCGCCCGGGGGCTCATCCGGCTGGTCGGCATCGAGGGCTTCGAGCAGCACTACCCCTTCCAGCTCTCGGGGGGGATGCAGCAGCGCGTCTCGCTCTGCCGCGCCCTGATCCACGATCCCCCGCTCCTCCTGATGGACGAGCCCTTCGGCGCCCTCGACGCCCTGACCCGCGAGAGCATGAACCTCGAGCTCCAGCGCATCTGGCTCGACCGGAGGAAGACCGTCCTCTTCATCACCCACAGCATCTCCGAGGCCGTCTTCCTGGCGGACCGCGTCGTCGTCCTCTCCAAGCGGCCCGGCCGGATCCGCGCCGTCCACGAGGTCGGGCTCCCCCGGCCCCGCGGCCTCGAGACCATGGAGTCCCCCGAATTCGTCCGCCTGGTCGGTGAGCTCCGCCGCGAGCTCCAGGCCCACGGGGGGCTCGACTGA
- a CDS encoding ABC transporter substrate-binding protein codes for MRAIRILAISLSLALALGAAADAAQKVRLHTDWKMEVSGDIPPFFLGVEKGYYKAEGLDVEILDGTGSGDAVRVMSAGSYEFGFADFGSLLAGRIQGAKVKAVMGLLQQGGGAFLYMKDSGIQTFKDLKGKTIAMSPGGSEDASIRAVMAKNGLSMEDVKWTYMPGMGKVFAVLGGTAHATGTLWNKMVPLMEVKSGKKVGYFSFADLGVNILHKGVFVNTDYLAKNGDTVRRFNRATQRAWMEAQKNPEAAVDSFLKSFPKQAKDKPMFMEVMKLSLKMIGTENTKGKPLGWMSEKDWASSQRVLVDYTPGMKGKALPAGEFFTNDYVPGVQQAGMAK; via the coding sequence ATGCGGGCCATACGGATTCTCGCCATCTCTCTCAGCCTGGCGCTCGCGCTGGGCGCCGCCGCGGACGCAGCCCAGAAGGTGCGCCTCCACACGGACTGGAAGATGGAAGTCTCGGGCGACATCCCGCCCTTCTTCCTCGGGGTGGAGAAGGGCTATTACAAGGCCGAGGGCCTGGACGTCGAGATCCTGGACGGCACGGGCTCGGGCGACGCCGTGCGGGTGATGTCGGCCGGCTCCTACGAGTTCGGCTTCGCCGATTTCGGCTCCCTCCTCGCCGGCCGCATCCAGGGCGCCAAGGTCAAGGCCGTGATGGGGCTGCTGCAGCAGGGCGGGGGCGCCTTCCTCTACATGAAGGACTCCGGCATTCAGACGTTCAAGGATCTGAAGGGCAAGACCATCGCCATGTCGCCGGGGGGCTCCGAGGACGCCTCCATCCGCGCCGTGATGGCCAAGAACGGCCTCTCGATGGAGGACGTGAAGTGGACCTACATGCCCGGCATGGGCAAGGTGTTCGCCGTGCTGGGCGGCACCGCCCACGCGACCGGCACCCTCTGGAACAAGATGGTCCCCCTCATGGAGGTCAAGTCGGGCAAGAAGGTGGGCTACTTCTCCTTCGCCGACCTGGGCGTGAACATCCTCCACAAGGGCGTCTTCGTGAACACCGACTACCTCGCCAAGAACGGGGACACCGTGCGGCGCTTCAACCGGGCCACCCAGCGCGCCTGGATGGAGGCCCAGAAGAATCCCGAGGCCGCCGTGGACTCCTTCCTCAAGTCCTTCCCCAAGCAGGCGAAGGACAAGCCCATGTTCATGGAGGTCATGAAGCTCAGCCTCAAGATGATCGGCACCGAGAACACCAAGGGGAAGCCCCTCGGCTGGATGAGCGAGAAGGACTGGGCCTCCTCCCAGAGGGTGCTGGTCGACTACACCCCCGGCATGAAGGGCAAGGCGCTGCCCGCGGGCGAGTTCTTCACGAACGACTATGTCCCCGGCGTCCAGCAGGCGGGAATGGCCAAGTAG
- a CDS encoding ABC transporter permease — protein sequence MYQDEEAAPLPMEDLETDAPAQGPGRRGLDLLYPIAFIVLIIAAWEAAVVWFRVQPIILPPPSAVVRALSDDWWYLLWHTWITGAEVVLGFLASALLGVPAGVLIVWSKTLERTLMPIFVTSQTIPKIAIAPLFVIWFGIGLFPKVLVSLMIAFFPIVISTSVGLKAVDKDMIDLIQSMNASKWQVFQKVRIPNSLPFIFSGLKIATAFATVGAVVGEFVGADKGLGYVLIVSNSMLETPRLFATLVPLSLIGIVLYAAVVKLEKVLIPWDVAVRGEERMMSM from the coding sequence ATGTACCAGGACGAAGAGGCCGCGCCTCTGCCGATGGAAGACCTAGAGACGGACGCCCCGGCGCAGGGCCCCGGCCGGCGCGGCCTGGATCTTCTGTACCCCATCGCCTTCATCGTCTTGATCATCGCGGCGTGGGAGGCGGCCGTCGTCTGGTTCCGCGTGCAGCCGATCATCCTCCCCCCGCCCTCCGCCGTGGTGCGCGCCCTCTCCGACGACTGGTGGTACCTCCTCTGGCACACCTGGATCACGGGGGCGGAGGTGGTCCTGGGCTTCCTGGCGAGCGCGCTGCTCGGCGTCCCGGCCGGCGTCCTGATCGTCTGGTCCAAGACGCTCGAGCGCACCCTCATGCCCATCTTCGTGACCTCCCAGACCATCCCCAAGATCGCCATCGCGCCCCTGTTCGTCATCTGGTTCGGCATCGGGCTCTTCCCCAAGGTGCTGGTCAGCCTGATGATCGCCTTCTTCCCCATCGTCATCTCGACCTCGGTCGGCCTCAAGGCGGTGGACAAGGACATGATCGACCTCATCCAGTCCATGAACGCCTCGAAGTGGCAGGTGTTCCAGAAGGTGCGGATCCCCAACTCGCTCCCGTTCATCTTCAGCGGGCTCAAGATCGCCACCGCCTTCGCGACGGTGGGGGCGGTGGTGGGCGAGTTCGTGGGCGCGGACAAGGGCCTGGGCTACGTGCTCATCGTCTCGAACTCCATGCTGGAGACCCCGCGCCTGTTCGCCACCCTGGTGCCCCTCTCGCTCATCGGGATCGTGCTCTACGCCGCCGTCGTCAAACTCGAGAAGGTCCTCATCCCCTGGGATGTCGCCGTGCGGGGCGAGGAGCGGATGATGTCCATGTAG
- a CDS encoding MarR family transcriptional regulator, producing MAHPAAKKREAGASRLRASQAEVAQVAVMRAGARLIKEADSFYRSLGLTGGQYNILRILEGAGEPLSQQQIARRLLVSRANVTGLIDRLEEKGLLERCACPDRRVNLICLTAKGRDLLEKSFADVTERCARSMRRLAAPEQRELVRLLRKLEEQQG from the coding sequence ATGGCCCATCCGGCGGCGAAGAAGAGGGAGGCGGGCGCCTCCCGCCTCAGGGCCAGCCAGGCCGAGGTCGCCCAGGTGGCCGTGATGCGCGCGGGGGCCCGGCTCATCAAGGAGGCCGATTCCTTCTACCGCTCCCTGGGGCTGACGGGCGGCCAGTACAACATCCTCCGCATCCTGGAGGGGGCGGGCGAGCCGCTCTCCCAGCAGCAGATCGCCCGGCGGCTGCTCGTCTCCCGGGCCAACGTGACCGGCCTGATCGACCGGCTGGAGGAGAAGGGCCTCCTCGAGCGGTGCGCGTGCCCGGACCGGCGGGTGAACCTGATCTGCCTCACGGCCAAAGGACGAGATCTCCTGGAAAAATCCTTCGCGGACGTGACGGAGCGCTGCGCCCGGTCGATGCGGCGCCTGGCGGCCCCGGAGCAGCGCGAGCTCGTCCGCCTGCTCCGCAAGCTGGAGGAGCAGCAGGGGTAG
- a CDS encoding DoxX family protein: MRNATDRIAQSLHPYALAASRIVLGSVFLYHGWGKVMNFAATIGFFSQVGILLPGPSAAAAALAEVAGGLALILGIGVSFAALPLAFTVAMAILFVHLGAGFAAPNGYEFPLVLLAAVLAQGTAGAGAYALGGLLEARGRGGAGALRRQAA; encoded by the coding sequence ATGCGGAACGCAACGGATCGGATCGCGCAGTCGCTTCATCCCTACGCCCTGGCGGCCTCCCGGATCGTGCTGGGGTCGGTGTTCCTCTATCATGGATGGGGGAAGGTCATGAACTTCGCCGCCACCATCGGATTCTTCAGCCAGGTGGGCATCCTCCTTCCGGGGCCTTCGGCTGCGGCGGCCGCTCTCGCCGAGGTGGCGGGCGGGCTGGCGCTGATCCTCGGAATCGGGGTGAGCTTCGCCGCTCTGCCGCTGGCCTTCACCGTGGCGATGGCGATCCTGTTCGTCCACCTCGGGGCGGGCTTCGCCGCTCCCAACGGGTACGAGTTCCCTCTGGTCCTCCTCGCGGCGGTGCTGGCCCAGGGGACGGCGGGGGCGGGAGCGTACGCCCTCGGCGGCCTCCTCGAGGCGAGAGGGCGCGGCGGGGCGGGGGCGCTTCGCCGGCAGGCGGCCTAG
- a CDS encoding DUF5519 family protein yields MAVLDVRERIENSVLAWPGVTAAPHPAGGTEFRLERREIGHLHGDRLIDLPLPRKIRDDLIAGGWAEPHAACPDSGWASFYVRAEPDIHRALGLLEISYRLARQGRPAARGERNC; encoded by the coding sequence ATGGCTGTTTTGGATGTCAGGGAGCGGATTGAGAATTCGGTGCTTGCCTGGCCGGGCGTCACGGCGGCTCCCCATCCCGCCGGGGGCACGGAGTTCCGCCTGGAGCGGCGCGAGATCGGCCACCTGCACGGGGACCGCCTGATCGACCTTCCCCTCCCCCGGAAGATCCGGGACGACCTGATCGCCGGGGGCTGGGCGGAGCCGCATGCCGCTTGCCCGGACTCCGGATGGGCGAGCTTCTATGTCCGGGCCGAGCCGGACATCCACCGCGCACTGGGGCTTCTGGAAATCTCGTACCGGCTGGCCCGGCAGGGGCGGCCGGCGGCGCGGGGCGAGAGGAACTGCTGA
- a CDS encoding NAD(P)H-dependent oxidoreductase, translating into MPYTPQILAFAGSTRRESFNKNVLRIAAEGAREAGAEVTFLDFKELPLPLYDGDLEAEGGIPPNALRLKALMKGHQGFLIASPEYNSSITAVLKNAIDWASRPMEGEKPLECFAGKAAVLMSASPGALGGLRSLSHVRSILMNIQTMVLPQQVAVPRAHEALTEEGRLKDAKQEASIKGLGKTLADMLAKLA; encoded by the coding sequence ATGCCATACACACCGCAGATCCTGGCCTTCGCGGGGAGCACGCGAAGGGAATCGTTCAACAAGAATGTGCTCCGCATCGCCGCCGAGGGCGCGCGGGAGGCCGGGGCGGAGGTGACCTTCCTCGACTTCAAGGAGCTTCCGCTCCCTCTCTACGACGGCGACCTGGAGGCGGAGGGGGGCATCCCCCCGAACGCCCTCAGGCTCAAGGCGCTCATGAAGGGCCACCAGGGCTTCCTGATCGCCTCGCCCGAGTACAACAGCTCCATCACCGCCGTGCTCAAGAACGCCATCGACTGGGCCTCCCGCCCCATGGAGGGGGAGAAGCCGCTGGAGTGCTTCGCCGGGAAGGCCGCCGTCCTGATGAGCGCCTCGCCGGGCGCGCTCGGGGGCTTAAGGAGCCTGAGCCACGTGCGCTCGATCCTGATGAACATCCAGACCATGGTGCTCCCGCAGCAGGTGGCCGTCCCGCGGGCGCACGAGGCGCTCACGGAGGAAGGGAGGCTCAAGGACGCAAAGCAGGAGGCGTCCATCAAGGGCCTGGGGAAGACCCTGGCGGATATGCTCGCGAAGCTGGCGTGA